The window CTCAAATCCAGAGAGTCTAAATTGAAAGGCCATCCTATGCCAGAATGATCATAGGCATAATAACATGATCAAGCAGCTTGTATATGCAAGACAATTATTTATGGAGAAATCCATTGGTTGGGACATTGGGTGGTGCAATAACAAAAATTGATACAATTTTGGCATTTTTTAGTTTGAAATTGATGGATGTTAAAAGAATGCTGCTAGATTTATCCTTAttcacaagggaaataccaagaTATCATCTCATGTTGAGGCAAACTACCAAATGTATTATCATTATATGATGGATAAAGAAGCTCAGGTCTATAAGAGGGAAGCAAAGGAATACTTACCCACTTCCATCCCTGTCAAAATATTGAAAAGCCTTAAACAGATTCTCTTCTTGCTCCAGTCTATGGCGTTGCATAGTAGCAGTAATAAACTCAAGATAATCTATAGTCCCATCCTTATCAACATCAGCCTAAGAACAAGATGCTTTGAATGTCAGACAGGTCATCATACAAATGAAAGCAAAGAGATGATCGCAGAGAATCTTACTGCATCCATTAGCTGCTGAAGTTCAGATTCACTAAGCTTGGATCCCAGTCTAGAAAGCCCAATCTTAAGTTCGTCATAGGTAATTGCACCACTCTTATCAGTGTCGATGTTGTTGAACATTTCTTTCAAGCCCTTAATATCTTCCTCTGAAAGACTTTCTGCTATTACCTTCAAACAACCAAACAAGTACAATTAGGGGCAAGGAAAATTCTGTGTTGCATAGTAGAGGTTGTAAGCAATGGAAACCCAACtgggggttgggggggtgggggaaatgCAGGTATGGAGTGATTATGAGGTTGGGCAAAGGCAAGGCATGAAAAGACAGAATAAATTAAACACCTGTTCTTTTAATTTCCTTAATGAAAAGCTACTTTCACATAGAAAGTGTCTTCTTTTAGTTGCATAAAGGGTACATGGGTTGCAACATTCTATGGTTCCCAAAGGATATGCTTCTAGGAAGATCTACAAGTACCAACATCCTTGTCACAATTGTATACGTGATGACATAGGAGTGCTGGGACCTTTTAATGGTCCTCTATGGAAAATATCTCAAGCAAGGATAAGTCTGATAATTATTCTCATGATTAATTTGTCAATATTTTCTCAACTGGTGAACAATATCCATGCCAACCATAAAGAGTGGTATACAATGCAAGGGTATGAATCCTGTTTTGTTGAAAATATGGTGACATTTAGTAGTATGGTGGTATTTTAGTGTTAGTGATGATGTTATAATTTGTGTTCGTAGGTTTATGTTTATGAGTCATGCTGATGTTTATAATAAAGTCAATTAGTTGCAAATACTCCAATGACCCCCCCCCCACTTACATATAGTAAACATCTATTCtcactctcttctcttcttcttgtttcctTCTCTGATCCTGTTTAAATTATCTCTGATTTcgttacatggtatcagagccatgaagAAAAGAACACTCCCTGGTCGCACGGCCCCTGCGCCCACACAAGGGGGGGTGGCAAAATGACTCCCACCCCAGTGAAATACAAAAACCCACCCcttgttgatgcccatgtgcgCCCCCTCATTTGCCCCGCACTGGCACAGGGGCTGCACGACCAGGGagtgttctttttcttatatatatatatatatatctgaaacCCAGTTGTTGAAACATGAAATTAGGTTTCTTGAGGAAACATTTAAGCAGGCATATAAATGtaatattcaatttttttttcatgaaaaaggAAGATGTGGTAATTGACTGAAATTTTCATCCAGTTCAAAAGATAAATCCAGTAATTTTAGGTGAAATCAACTGTAATGTGATAGAAGTTAAGTATGGTTCATGTGTTTAGATGCAAACACGTAACATGATGACATATTATCTGCATGAGAGACTCACCTTTATGGCAATTTTCTTTAGCTTATTCATTGCTCTGAATTGCTTCATCCTAATCAAAACAGCACTATCAATAGGTTTATCGGATGCCACACCATCTTCTTTGAGCCATGGATGTTCTGGTTGATGTATCATTGTAAGAATTGCAACAATTGTTCAATAGATATATTTATAGATTGTGAAAATTATCGATGACAAAACTTCTGTTTATGCCAATGCAAAATGCTTCATGAAATTTAATTGTCTAGTTACAAACACTGCTGAAATAATAACCAATTGGATGATACTAATCGTCTGATGCATGCACTTCTTCCAAAGTGATGACCACATCTGATGCATTAAGATCGCCCAATTGGTATGGTTTTGATACATGATCTACCCAGAAGTTGGCCTCACAAACTCAAGGGCGGAGTTTGGAATTGGCCCTGCTAATTGGATTTTAACAAACACTTCCCTACTCACCGAGGGCTTGGGCAGCAGTAATTCTTTTCTGAGGGTCATGTGTTAACATCTTCTTGATGAGGTCCTTAGCAGAATCAGATATGGAAGGCCATGGTGCACTTTTTAAGTCGAGCTCTCCTTCTAAGATTGCATCAAATATGCCTTTCTCCGTCTCTGTAGTAAATTTATTCACACAATTGTACAACTAATTAACAAGTGGATACATTAGGAAATTTTGGTTCGACAATGAAAAGGAATGCCTATCAAAATTATTGCAGAACATATGGCATACAAGCAGCTAGGTGGATGAATAGAATGCCTGAATCTGAACCACAGCTAACTCTATTTTATTCAATGACTCAGAATTCGGtattaaaaaatttccataaGGCTGGATTTCTCAAAAGGCACTTACACTTGGAGGAGTGTGGGAGGGAGTAAAAATTTTCCTTACCAGCCCAAAACGGAGGTACACCACTCAGAAGAATGTAAAGGATCACCCCAGCACTCCAGACATCTATTTCCTTCCCATAGCTCCGGCGTAAAACCTCTGGTGCCACATAGTAAGCACTTCCCACAAAATCGCGGTAAATTTTTCCTGGAATCATTTGTAATGCATGCATTCGGTAGGTTAGAGATGAATGTGTGCAAAAGCAAAACAATATGACCATCGTAATAAGAATCTCCAATGAGTAAAAAGCAtataaaattgagaaatttcAATAAATTCAATGACATGCATGCTCCACTGAATATAATCACATAAGAGTGAAGAATTGCGAAGGCCTAAATAATCAATTTAACTACACCATAATCGTGTGCCACTTACTTAAACACAACAATAGATATCCAAAGTAGAGAAAAGACTATAAATATGATTAGCAGGGAAGATATACAAGATTTACCTTTATGAGAAATAAGGGGAAAACGTCTCTGCCCCCTATCAACAAACCAATCCTATACAACACTACATACATAAGACTTATACTATCTTGGCTTTCCTCCCTGCCCCATGGAAACGTGAATGTGTGCCACTGTCACATTAGATGTTACATGCACATactaaaacaatcaaaaaaatACTTATTCATCATTTTTGTGCTTCCTCTTGGGCCTCGGACAAACACAGAATGAAGGTTCAGTATCTCCATGAATTTATCATTTTCGTCATTTCACATTGTCATTCCATAATCCACTCTACAGTTCCCTGTCAATAGCAACTGCTTCTCTCTGTTTCCATTGCCCAGTGGGCTGGAATTTGGCCATtgtgtttgtttattttggtCCTAACTCTTGTGGAATTAAGTCCACCAAATgtgaaaaaaatgcaaaaccaTCCAATGGAACAATAGTTCAGTCTAAGCTTGAATGACAAAACTCAAGCAAAACCAATCAGTATAGAGAAACAATTAAGCTCATAGAGAACTTAGGTACtttaaaacaatcaaattatTGCAACTAGATGGCAAGATATCAGAACCAATATGCAGATTGCACAATACCATTTGTAAATTTTTACTGACCTTCCTCAATAAAGACTGAAAGTCCAAAATCCGTGGCCTTGAGCAGAGAATCCTCATCCCGACTTGCGAACAAAAAGTTCTCTGGCTTCAAGTCTCTATGCATCACTCCCATGAAGTGACAGACATGAACCACAGTAACAATTTGCCGACCTAAGGTTGCAGCTCCTCGCTCCGAGTAGCTACCCTTTGCAATAATCCGATCAAAGAGTTCCCCACCCGAACACAACTCCATCACCAAATGCAAGTTCTGCCTGTCCTCATGAGCGCCTTTGAACTCCACGATATTGGGCTGACCAGTAAGGTGTTGAAGGATCAATATCTCTCTCCGGACATCCTCAATGTCCTTGCTTTTCACAAGCTTCCTCTTCGATATCGACTTACATGCATACTTCAAACCTGTGGCCTTTTCGGTACAGAGATAAGTGATACCAAACTGCCCCCTTCCCAGTTCTTTATCGAGATCATAAATTGAGGTTAAATCACAAATGGGTTTTCCTAGAATATTACCAATCTCTGGAGTTGAGGATGCTATGGTTACTGTTTTGGGAAGAAAAGGAGATTCTGCTgattgtggtggtggtgttgtggATGTTCCcttcatcttttctttggtTTTCCTGGATTTTGACTGAGATTGACGAGGAGGTGATCTatctggagaagaagaagagataggGACTCTACGAGCTCTGGTGAAGCAAGGACCCATTTGGGGAAAATGAGCCTGTGGAGCTTATGGGTGATGAATTCTTCGTCGAACGATGATGGGTATGATTATGTTATTAAGTACTAAATCCTTAAGGTTACAATTatacttttctttcctttgatcTTTACACTTTGGATTGAGTTCTGCAATTCTTCAGCTTCTCCCCTACTTTTTGCTGCTCCCGAGCACTCTGCTTTTAGGAAAGTATATTATTACTATTGCTATATGAACGCAGCAAAacgaatagagagagagatgtctcGATTCGAAGCGTGTTGTCAGCTATCGGATTTAAAACTGGTTAccgttttttttaatttttggattAATTTTCCATAAAGTACCCCTAAAAATTTCATTGTTTCTGAAAGACACAGAGAGTAAACTGAATAGACGTTAGGATATTTAGGACTTTATGTGAGTGATAACGATATCTGAATCTGATTTACACGATTCCTTGGGCTCCACTCTACCGACTCCAAACCCACGCAACACGTTGGGAAGACTTTGATAAGTACTAAATTACCCTTATGGTCTGTGGCCTTGTCTGGTTGAGCCATTGACCAAACCGGGTTTGTGCAGAAATCTCCATTAATGTAATACCACATTTGGGGGGTGTCAAAATTTGAACTGGTTCATCTCATATATTCTCATTGGAGTACTTCCAATGGGGGAAGTGGGGGGTAACTGACTGAAAAACCCGATCGAACCAATTCTGTTATTGGTTGTATTTAGTTTAGGTTTTATGGAATCGGTGGAAAATTGAAAAACCGACTGGGCCAATCATTAAAGACCAACTGAATTCGAAACCaaaaaattgatatatatattttttccgaCATcattatttataggaaaaagaacACCATCAGGTAGCATAGCCTGAACATAGAAGGCAAAAATCCCCCTAACCCATGAAATGTGAAAATCCCCCTTATTGGAGGTTTGGGAGTGTGCTATGATTAGCCCCAATGATGATGCAGGCCAATGCTGCCAACCAAAGAACcctttttatatgaaaaaatcgaaccaaaccgataacaagcAGATTAGATCCTATTAAGAaccaataggaaaaaaatgatgTACCCATTGCCCAAGTCTCCCATCACTGCGGGTCTGGGGCAACCTTACCTCACTCCACCAAGAGGCTGTTTCAGGACACAATCCCAcaaccactaggttgcaatgaGACAATCTTACCATTGCGCCAAGATCCATGCTCTTGATAAAAAACCTTAAATTAGTTAGaccaaaaactaaaactaaatctCACCTTTAATGGGTTGGTTTTAATTTAGACCAATATATGCATGAAACCAACTTGAATGATCGAAATCAGACTAAATCAATCATTTGACACCTCTGTTCATTTTGATCTAACATGCGTGATTCATAATCACAGGATGGCGAGTTGATCTGTTGATTCCAAGTTTGTGAAAAATGGAGATTGAGAAGAATCTAATGGTGAGGGTTACGAAACCCCAAGGAATAGTCGAGTTGACAAGGAATCTTCACCTCAAGAAGCGTGTGGTTTTGAATTCAACTCATCTTATCTTCTTGGGGTCACTCACACAGGgtatttagtgttcttcactattTTTGATGATAAttaaatgattctcattcaatcacAGTGTGTCTCAATCCATATAGTTGTGGGATCAGTATGAACCCAAGGGACTAATCTAGCTTAACGTCTgaataccaaaaaaacaaaagaaaatgacgAGGGTTGCccttaatgcatatatatatatatatatatatatatatgattcgTCGGTCCCGGTCCCAAGTTTTACGTTGGCGCATAATCCTGATTCTATGATCTAATCGAAGAATATTGGCCTTTTACGCTTTCCTAGATTGATTGATGCATGGTgttctacccccaaaaaaaaaaaaaattttatggaTGGTATGGCATGCAAGAAACATAATTTTATCTGGTTGGATGGAATACGTTATAAGTATTGATATGTTGGATCGGTCGAATCCTACTAGTATTAGTAATGGATCAgggtaaaattataaaaatgattaat is drawn from Macadamia integrifolia cultivar HAES 741 chromosome 7, SCU_Mint_v3, whole genome shotgun sequence and contains these coding sequences:
- the LOC122083881 gene encoding calcium-dependent protein kinase 29-like yields the protein MGPCFTRARRVPISSSSPDRSPPRQSQSKSRKTKEKMKGTSTTPPPQSAESPFLPKTVTIASSTPEIGNILGKPICDLTSIYDLDKELGRGQFGITYLCTEKATGLKYACKSISKRKLVKSKDIEDVRREILILQHLTGQPNIVEFKGAHEDRQNLHLVMELCSGGELFDRIIAKGSYSERGAATLGRQIVTVVHVCHFMGVMHRDLKPENFLFASRDEDSLLKATDFGLSVFIEEGKIYRDFVGSAYYVAPEVLRRSYGKEIDVWSAGVILYILLSGVPPFWAETEKGIFDAILEGELDLKSAPWPSISDSAKDLIKKMLTHDPQKRITAAQALEHPWLKEDGVASDKPIDSAVLIRMKQFRAMNKLKKIAIKVIAESLSEEDIKGLKEMFNNIDTDKSGAITYDELKIGLSRLGSKLSESELQQLMDAADVDKDGTIDYLEFITATMQRHRLEQEENLFKAFQYFDRDGSGFITRDELKHAMTQYGMGDEASIDEVIDDVDTDKDGRINYEEFAAMMRKGHDTGGNWMT